Below is a genomic region from Fusobacterium canifelinum.
ATGAATTAGAGATAGTTACTGGTGAAATAAATGGACTGGAAGAAAATATAAAAGAAATTATAAGTCAAAATCCTAAAATTGAGTTTATAGCTATTATTTCAACAGTAGTTCCTCAAATAATAGGAATGGATTTAGAATCTATTGTTGAGAATATAGAAAAAGCACTAGATATTCCTTGCATTTTTATAAATACAAATAGTTTTGAAAATTATTATTCTGGAATTTCATTAACACTAAATAGTTTAGCTAAAAAATTTATGCTTGAAAATAAGAAAATTAAAAACAGTGTAAATATTATTGGATATTCTCCTCTAACTTTTGGAAAAATAGAAAAGTTAGAAGAATTATTTTCTTTAATAAAAAATTTAAACTTAAATATCCTAACTGTTTTTTCAGATAATCTTTCATTAGAAAAAATAAAAAATAGTACATCAGCTGAATTAAATCTGGTTTTAAGTTATGAGGGGCTTGCTCTTGCAAAATATATGGAAAAAGAATTTTCAATTCCTTATCTAATAATAAATGTTGTTTCAAAATATGGCATTGAAAATACAGAAAATATTTTAAAAAACTATTTTTATAAAACGAATAATTCTTTTGAAAAGTTAGAAAAAAGAGATAAATTAGATGATAGAAAAGTTATGATTATTGCCTCTCCATTTATGGCAATAAATATAGTCGATTCTTTAAAAAAAGACTTTTCATTAGTCAATATCTTAGCACTTTCATTTATAAAAGAAAGTAGAAAATTTAAAAAAGTTGAATATTTAGAATTTTTAAACATTGTAAATACAGAAGAGGATTTAAAAGAAAAGATAAAAGAATATAAACCTGATATTTTAATATCAGACCCTGTATATAAAAATTTAGTAAATAAAGAAATTACTTTTATTCCTTTACTTCATTATGGATATAGTACAAGACTATATTTGGAATTAGATTATGAATATTGTGGAAGAAAAGCTTATGAATATTTTAAAAAATTTATTTAATTAATATAGGAGTGTGATTTTATGAAAAAAATTTTTAGTTCAATGGTTATTTTATTTTTATTTTTGTTTGCAAATGTTAATGCAAAAACGGTTACAGATTTAACAGGGAAAAAAGTTACAATTAAAGACAATCCAAGTAGAATTGCTATTATCCCTATTCCTTGGGCTTCTTTAGCTTATGCTGTAGATGGAGATTCTTCTAAAATAGTTGGAATGCATCCTTCTGCTAAAAAATCTTATGAAATAAGTATATTAAAAGACTTAGCTCCAAATATGAAAAATGTAAATTCAGTATTTGTGGATAATAATTTTAATATAAATTATGAAGAGTTGGCTCTTTTAAAGCCTGACCTTGTTGTTGTGTGGGATTATCAAAATGATGCAATAGAAAAACTTGATAAATTAAAAATACCAGCAGTGGCAATAAAATATGGAACATTGGAAGATGTTCAACAAGGTATAAAATTACTTGGAGATATTCTTAATAAACAAGAAAAAGCTCAAAAATTAATCAATTATCATAAGGATACTAATAAGTATTTTGCTTCAAAAACTGAAAAATTAGCAAATACAAAAAGAAAAAAAATTCTTTATATTAGAGATTCTCAATTAACTGTAGCAACTGGAAAATCAGTTAATAATATTATGATTGATATGGCAGGTGGAGTGAATGTTGCCAAAGATATTACTAATGATAACTGGTCAAAAGTTACTATGGAAGAAATTATAAGATGGAATCCTGATATTATTATTTTAAGTAATTTTGATAAAATTTTACCAGAAGGTATTTATAATAACAAATTTGAAGGTCAAGATTGGTCAAAAATTAATGCAGTTAAAAATAAAAAAGTATTTAAAGCTCCAATAGGTATTTATAGATGGGATGCTCCTTCAGCAGAAACTCCACTTATGATAAAATGGATAGCAAAAGTAACAAATCCAGAACTTTTTAATGATTATAATATGAGAAAAGATATCAAAGATTTTTATTTAGAATTTTTTAATTATAAACTTACTGATGAGCAATTAAATTTTATTTTAAATTCAAAAGTTAATAAAGGTTTAAATCTTTAAGTAAGGAAAAATAGATATGAATACATATAGAAAAAAAATATCATTTCTTATAATTATATTAATTTTATGTATATTAATTTCAATATTTTTAGGAAGGTTTTTTATATCACCTAAAATGTTTTTTGATGTTCTATCAGATAGTATAAAAGGAGTTGAAAATAATCCTATTGAGAGCTCTATAATTTTTGAATTAAGAACACCTAGGATAATAATGAATATATTGGTAGGGGCTGGACTTGCTATTTCAGGAGTAGCTTTTCAAGGAATCTTTCAAAATCCTTTGGTTAGTCCAGATGTAATAAGTGTAAGTTCAGGTTCTGCATTTGGAGCTGTTTTAGCTATACTTTTATTTGGAATGAATTCTTATGTTGTTATTTTAGCTTTATTCTTTGGTATATTAAGTGTAGTCATAACTTATAGTTTATCAAAAGTAAGAGGAGAAAGTTCT
It encodes:
- a CDS encoding nitrogenase component 1 — translated: MNIERCLKNEKNKMLKTLLNIPENIVISIGPTGCLNVLYNEAIKENKLGNLYTFPISEIDMVSANHIEKLEKYIVKIISENFEKIKSIIIYLTCADLILASDFSFLMEKIKKDYGIILKVLERGPIAKRKITPEKRLEKLLVELEYELKNTSKIRDKKISDFKIEIQHIVPPITSDYSGACSVLYGENILKILISPNGCKTPVAYDEIRNIDYSLQYSTSLNELEIVTGEINGLEENIKEIISQNPKIEFIAIISTVVPQIIGMDLESIVENIEKALDIPCIFINTNSFENYYSGISLTLNSLAKKFMLENKKIKNSVNIIGYSPLTFGKIEKLEELFSLIKNLNLNILTVFSDNLSLEKIKNSTSAELNLVLSYEGLALAKYMEKEFSIPYLIINVVSKYGIENTENILKNYFYKTNNSFEKLEKRDKLDDRKVMIIASPFMAINIVDSLKKDFSLVNILALSFIKESRKFKKVEYLEFLNIVNTEEDLKEKIKEYKPDILISDPVYKNLVNKEITFIPLLHYGYSTRLYLELDYEYCGRKAYEYFKKFI
- a CDS encoding ABC transporter substrate-binding protein, which gives rise to MKKIFSSMVILFLFLFANVNAKTVTDLTGKKVTIKDNPSRIAIIPIPWASLAYAVDGDSSKIVGMHPSAKKSYEISILKDLAPNMKNVNSVFVDNNFNINYEELALLKPDLVVVWDYQNDAIEKLDKLKIPAVAIKYGTLEDVQQGIKLLGDILNKQEKAQKLINYHKDTNKYFASKTEKLANTKRKKILYIRDSQLTVATGKSVNNIMIDMAGGVNVAKDITNDNWSKVTMEEIIRWNPDIIILSNFDKILPEGIYNNKFEGQDWSKINAVKNKKVFKAPIGIYRWDAPSAETPLMIKWIAKVTNPELFNDYNMRKDIKDFYLEFFNYKLTDEQLNFILNSKVNKGLNL